The following proteins are co-located in the Desulfobacterales bacterium genome:
- a CDS encoding DUF4139 domain-containing protein, producing MKRILKLLVPMLFLSSIPVQANTLVQSQISAVTLYPDQALVQREAKIGVESGVNTLALPIEAFSIDAPSATAKVFGKGKIISVQIQTVPLPEPPQEKIRELENKIESLSKDKQAVLNRKNAAARQETFLDAVAEFSQTQVPRELETRMLDPEALIATFELLGDRYHEVYRRMSEFDREIEGIDKDIRLVRRKLNDLRKPGEDKQKVIEVVFDSAEKQQVRILADYVAHNAYWSPVYRVSVPQEKGDIDLTMNARIVQKTGGDWSNVALSISNAVPLKGVSLPSLSTWWIDLPRARQEAPRASGRQTVGKLMRAQPQAEMAEKAAPSADAAEYAAARKKEAGIAFEYELSRPVSVPSRQKETLLPLYTKALSGKFYYYCVPRINDRAYLVCEAKPDQEMLAGPMHVYFGGHYMGKTRFNPESRESRFMLALGADRAVQVRREKVGDHLDETFLGKFERSMVVRELNYRITVENRKDEPIRMHLLDQVPVAKTDKIKVEDMAFDPEPDKKDYQDQSGVMMWQVTVKPRASETIDMGFTVAYPKDQPPMGL from the coding sequence ATGAAACGAATACTTAAGCTTCTTGTGCCAATGCTTTTTTTATCATCCATTCCGGTTCAGGCAAACACTTTAGTTCAGTCGCAAATTTCCGCAGTAACGCTTTACCCGGATCAGGCCCTGGTTCAGCGTGAGGCGAAAATTGGTGTTGAATCCGGCGTCAATACCCTTGCGCTGCCCATTGAAGCCTTCTCCATTGACGCCCCATCTGCCACGGCCAAGGTGTTCGGTAAGGGAAAGATCATCTCCGTCCAGATTCAAACCGTTCCATTGCCTGAGCCGCCCCAGGAAAAAATCCGCGAACTCGAAAACAAAATTGAAAGCTTAAGCAAGGACAAGCAGGCGGTGCTGAATCGCAAAAATGCGGCCGCCCGCCAGGAAACCTTTCTTGATGCGGTGGCTGAATTCTCCCAGACCCAGGTGCCCCGGGAGCTGGAAACCCGGATGCTCGATCCGGAAGCCCTCATTGCGACATTTGAGTTGTTGGGGGATCGGTACCATGAGGTGTATCGGCGCATGTCCGAATTCGATCGGGAAATTGAAGGGATTGATAAGGATATCCGCCTGGTGCGGCGAAAGTTGAATGATCTGAGAAAGCCCGGGGAGGATAAGCAAAAAGTGATTGAAGTGGTTTTTGACTCGGCGGAAAAACAGCAGGTCCGGATTCTGGCCGATTATGTGGCCCATAATGCTTACTGGTCCCCGGTTTACCGGGTTTCCGTGCCCCAGGAGAAAGGCGATATTGACCTGACCATGAATGCCCGGATTGTTCAAAAGACCGGCGGGGACTGGTCAAATGTGGCCCTTTCCATCTCCAATGCGGTCCCGCTGAAAGGGGTGAGCCTGCCATCCCTGTCCACCTGGTGGATTGATCTGCCGCGGGCCAGGCAAGAGGCCCCCCGGGCAAGCGGCCGGCAAACGGTTGGCAAGCTGATGCGGGCGCAGCCCCAGGCTGAAATGGCCGAAAAGGCGGCACCATCAGCAGATGCCGCCGAATATGCCGCCGCCCGGAAAAAGGAGGCCGGCATTGCCTTTGAATATGAGCTCTCACGGCCGGTTTCTGTCCCTTCCCGGCAGAAGGAGACCCTGCTGCCGCTTTATACCAAGGCGCTTTCCGGAAAGTTTTATTACTATTGCGTACCCCGCATCAACGACCGGGCCTATCTGGTCTGCGAGGCCAAGCCGGATCAGGAAATGCTGGCCGGCCCCATGCATGTTTATTTTGGCGGTCATTATATGGGAAAGACCCGGTTCAATCCGGAGTCCCGGGAAAGCCGGTTCATGCTTGCCCTTGGGGCGGACCGGGCGGTTCAGGTGCGCCGGGAAAAAGTGGGCGACCATTTGGATGAGACTTTTCTCGGCAAATTTGAGCGCAGCATGGTGGTGCGCGAACTAAACTACCGGATCACCGTTGAAAATCGAAAGGACGAACCCATCCGGATGCATCTGCTGGATCAGGTGCCGGTGGCCAAGACAGATAAAATTAAAGTGGAAGACATGGCCTTTGATCCAGAGCCCGATAAAAAAGACTACCAGGATCAGTCCGGCGTCATGATGTGGCAGGTGACGGTTAAGCCCCGGGCTTCAGAAACCATTGATATGGGCTTTACCGTGGCCTATCCCAAGGATCAGCCGCCCATGGGGCTTTAA
- a CDS encoding cryptochrome/photolyase family protein, which translates to MSKILRLILGDQLNYQHSWFRHPDPAITFCLMEVREEATYATHHVQKILAFFSAMRAFRDELENKGHRVIYYPLDDPENRQNICQNIEHLIAAQQFERFEYMQPDEYRLDEALRALCRKLSVPAAIADTEHFLTPRLFVGNFFAGRKTYRMESLYREMRKKLGILMETDKKPVGGRWNFDVENRKKYDGKTPVPAAKTFDRDVSSLYQLLTSQAIPSIGAVDAKHFPWPATRDESLKMLDDFLENGLPYFGTFQDAMDTRHPYLFHSRLSFALNTKMLSPLEVVNQSLAYWAHHPAAITLPQIEGFIRQIIGWREYMRGVYWARMPAYKTLNYFGHDRPLPDFYWTGETGMACMRDAITNSLTNAYAHHIQRLMVTGSFALLAGVHPDAVDEWYLGIYIDAVEWVEITNTRGMSQFADGGIVGTKPYAGSANYINKMSNYCKNCDYAAKEKTGERACPFNSLYWHFYERHRDKLGQNPRIGMAYRLLDKMTKTGKNRILDQAEHYLTHLNDL; encoded by the coding sequence ATGTCCAAAATCCTGCGGCTGATCCTGGGCGATCAGCTAAACTATCAGCACTCCTGGTTCCGGCATCCGGATCCCGCCATCACCTTCTGCCTGATGGAGGTTCGCGAAGAAGCCACCTATGCCACGCATCATGTACAGAAAATCCTTGCCTTCTTCAGCGCCATGCGGGCCTTTCGGGACGAACTGGAAAACAAGGGGCATCGGGTCATCTATTACCCCCTTGATGACCCGGAGAATCGGCAGAATATCTGCCAAAATATCGAGCACCTAATTGCTGCCCAACAATTCGAGCGCTTCGAATATATGCAGCCGGATGAATACCGGCTGGACGAGGCCCTGCGCGCACTTTGCCGGAAACTGTCCGTACCCGCGGCAATTGCTGATACCGAGCACTTCCTCACCCCGCGCCTGTTTGTGGGGAACTTTTTTGCCGGCAGAAAAACCTACCGGATGGAATCGCTTTACCGGGAGATGCGAAAAAAGCTGGGTATCCTCATGGAGACCGATAAAAAGCCGGTGGGCGGCCGCTGGAACTTTGACGTGGAAAACCGGAAGAAATATGACGGGAAAACGCCGGTTCCTGCCGCCAAAACCTTTGACCGCGATGTGAGCAGCCTTTATCAGCTTTTAACATCCCAGGCCATCCCGAGCATCGGAGCGGTGGATGCCAAGCATTTCCCCTGGCCGGCCACCCGGGACGAGAGTCTTAAGATGCTGGATGATTTTCTTGAAAACGGGCTGCCTTATTTCGGCACCTTTCAGGACGCCATGGATACCCGGCATCCCTATCTTTTTCATTCCCGGCTGTCCTTTGCGTTAAACACCAAAATGCTCTCACCGTTAGAGGTGGTCAATCAAAGCCTCGCCTACTGGGCGCACCACCCGGCGGCGATCACCCTGCCCCAAATCGAAGGGTTTATCCGCCAGATTATCGGCTGGCGCGAATACATGCGCGGCGTTTACTGGGCCCGAATGCCGGCTTATAAAACCCTGAACTATTTCGGCCACGACCGGCCGTTGCCGGATTTTTACTGGACCGGTGAGACCGGCATGGCCTGCATGCGGGATGCGATCACCAATTCCTTAACAAACGCCTATGCCCATCATATTCAACGGCTCATGGTCACCGGGAGTTTCGCCCTTTTGGCCGGCGTTCACCCGGATGCGGTGGATGAGTGGTATCTGGGCATCTACATCGATGCCGTCGAATGGGTGGAAATTACCAATACGCGCGGCATGAGCCAGTTTGCAGACGGCGGTATCGTCGGGACCAAGCCCTATGCCGGCTCCGCCAACTATATCAATAAAATGAGTAATTACTGCAAAAACTGCGATTATGCGGCCAAGGAAAAAACCGGGGAGCGCGCCTGCCCGTTTAATTCGCTCTATTGGCATTTCTATGAGCGCCACCGGGACAAACTCGGCCAAAACCCCAGAATCGGCATGGCCTACCGGCTGCTTGATAAAATGACCAAAACCGGGAAAAACCGGATTCTCGATCAGGCGGAACATTATCTCACGCACCTGAACGATTTGTAA
- a CDS encoding DMT family transporter produces MTSKSSPSKTEAGRAWQIIGCLCVFASAFFFYMATAVIRWARDAVVIDPSFFAFARFLLGFFIICGLLLIRRQKLKPRRYDLLIGRTLFNCLAVFCFYQAVALTSLAEGNILNMTYPIFLAVLSWLFLKFQRDVTEIFMVVLAFAGVWLILSPARLNPDINNLWGLASGICAAAAIIYLNMSRQHHDSETVLFYMFGLGTLFMYLLFHDSIFVPNAEQARYLFICALFGVGGQYLLTLGLRYVTALEGGIISSSRILMAAVLGPWVAADPPLTAAGWIGALLIFISNIYLTYRKTKNSR; encoded by the coding sequence GTGACATCCAAATCCAGTCCGTCAAAAACCGAGGCCGGCCGCGCCTGGCAGATCATCGGCTGCCTGTGCGTTTTCGCCTCCGCATTTTTTTTCTATATGGCCACGGCCGTGATCCGATGGGCCCGGGATGCGGTGGTGATCGATCCGTCATTTTTCGCGTTTGCCCGCTTTTTGCTCGGATTTTTCATCATCTGCGGCCTGCTCCTTATCCGGAGGCAGAAGCTTAAACCCCGGCGATACGATCTTTTAATCGGCCGGACCCTGTTTAACTGCCTGGCCGTCTTCTGCTTCTACCAGGCGGTGGCCCTGACCTCCCTGGCGGAAGGCAACATTTTGAACATGACCTACCCGATATTTCTGGCAGTGCTGTCCTGGCTGTTTTTAAAGTTTCAGCGCGATGTCACGGAAATATTTATGGTGGTGCTGGCCTTTGCCGGCGTCTGGCTGATACTCTCCCCGGCCCGGCTGAACCCGGACATCAACAACCTCTGGGGGCTGGCCTCGGGCATTTGTGCGGCAGCGGCCATCATCTACCTGAACATGAGCCGCCAACACCATGACTCGGAAACCGTGCTGTTCTATATGTTCGGCCTGGGCACCCTGTTCATGTATCTGCTTTTTCACGACAGTATTTTTGTGCCAAACGCCGAACAGGCCCGGTATCTTTTTATCTGCGCGCTTTTCGGCGTGGGCGGGCAGTATCTGCTTACACTGGGATTGCGCTATGTCACCGCCCTTGAAGGCGGTATTATCTCTTCTTCGCGAATTCTCATGGCAGCCGTACTGGGCCCCTGGGTGGCCGCGGATCCGCCGCTGACCGCCGCGGGATGGATCGGCGCGCTGCTCATCTTTATCAGCAATATTTATCTCACCTACCGAAAAACAAAGAATAGTCGATGA